The Calliphora vicina chromosome 3, idCalVici1.1, whole genome shotgun sequence genome contains a region encoding:
- the LOC135955617 gene encoding uncharacterized protein LOC135955617 → MTKLKHERFEKLNLVYNDDWFINHTSIEFEMEHKWLLSLGNKFAIPVDRKNFTPIPLIADMEQWVQGIKDDTEKDITRSKIANRIAYFKRNLRNTEKDKFILSIYEVTRNFIKKHEKDIIITTADKGNKTVILYRRDYMEKMYQLLDDKSTYRKIEIDPTTSLQKRNNNLITQLGKDGYITRYEKFNMTTQAAAAPELYGLPKIHKDGIPLRPISASMKVPCYSLSKYIGTILRNIVSPKYNIQNSVELKRKLESVSLENDDIMVSFDVVSLFTNIPIHLAIRNILDKWKTLKEHTAIPRQTFLKILQFCLTDNNYLTFDNKFYHQTYGMPMGNPLSPTIANIVLDTLLDDVIDELRANNIEIKFITKYVDDLFAIIRKSDEEKILKTMNVYHNKIQFTIEREKNMSIPYLDINIIKDNGRIRTNWYTKPTSSGRMVNFNSTQPLKMKISTATNLIRKVLQISDVEYRKTNINRIRKILTKNSYPTYMTNNLINKVLKYEKQQKNPNTEEEKVFYSVPFIPKLTETKTMKRMITEKTTTIAYKSNMTLRHLFTNNKTKIDKLKSDNVVYEIKCDGNERERCNLVYIGTTKRMLGTRVNEHKTDIEKGKITTALSLHVKECNHKMDFDNIKILDREQKENKRYTLESLRIQQKIHNTMNTKEDKDNTKLQYSAAIFNY, encoded by the coding sequence ATGACGAAATTGAAACACGAGAGGTTTGAGAAACTGAACCTCGTATACAATGACGACTGGTTTATTAACCACACGAGTATAGAGTTTGAAATGGAACATAAATGGTTATTATCACTGGGGAACAAGTTTGCAATACCAGTAGATAGAAAGAATTTCACACCTATACCGCTTATAGCTGACATGGAACAATGGGTTCAGGGTATAAAAGATGATACAGAAAAGGACATAACGCGATCGAAAATAGCGAACAGAATTGCATACTTCAAAAGGAATCTTAGGAATACGGAGAAAGATAAATTTATACTGAGTATATACGAGGTCACCAGGAACTTCATTAAGAAACACGAGAAGGACATAATTATAACTACGGCAGACAAGGGGAATAAAACTGTGATATTATATAGGAGAGATTATATGGAGAAAATGTACCAATTATTAGATGACAAGAGCACATACAGGAAAATTGAAATTGACCCAACAACTAGTCTTCAGAAAAGGAACAATAACTTAATTACACAATTGGGAAAAGATGGGTACATTACCAGATACGAGAAATTCAACATGACGACACAAGCGGCAGCAGCACCTGAGTTATATGGACTGCCAAAGATACACAAAGACGGAATACCACTTCGACCGATATCTGCATCCATGAAGGTACCGTGTTACAGTCTTTCGAAGTATATTGGAACAATTTTGAGGAATATTGTGTCGCCcaaatacaatatacaaaattcagtagaatTAAAACGAAAACTGGAAAGCGTCTCATTGGAAAATGACGATATTATGGTCTCTTTCGACGTGGTATCATTATTCACTAATATACCGATTCACTTGGCTATAAGGAATATACTTGACAAATGGAAAACACTTAAGGAACACACGGCAATACCaaggcaaacatttttgaaaattcttcaGTTTTGTTTAACTGATAATAACTATCTCACTTTTGACAataaattttaccatcaaaCATATGGTATGCCAATGGGAAACCCCCTATCGCCAACAATTGCAAATATTGTACTTGACACACTACTGGACGATGTAATTGACGAATTAAGGGCTAATAATATAGAGATTAAGTTTATCACTAAGTATGTGGATGACTTGTTTGCGATTATAAGGAAATCGGACGAAGAgaagatattaaaaacaatgaaCGTTTATCACAATAAGATACAATTTACAATAGAACGCGAGAAGAATATGTCAATACCGTATCTGGACATCAATATCATCAAGGATAATGGAAGAATAAGGACAAATTGGTACACGAAACCCACATCTTCAGGTAGAATGGTTAACTTCAACTCTACACAACCATTGAAAATGAAGATAAGTACAGCGACGAATTTAATAAGGAAAGTATTACAGATAAGTGATGTTGAATACAGGAAAACCAATATTAatagaataagaaaaatacttacaaagaATAGTTACCCAACATATATGACGAACAATTTAATCAACaaagtactaaaatatgaaaaacagcagaaaaatccaAACACTGAGgaggaaaaagttttttacagtgtaCCATTTATTCCCAAACTAACGGAGACAAAAACAATGAAGAGAATGATCAcagagaaaacaacaacaatagcttaCAAATCAAATATGACACTGAGGCATCTatttacaaacaacaaaacaaaaattgacaaACTTAAGAGTGATAATGTGGTCTATGAGATAAAATGTGACGGTAATGAAAGGGAGAGATGTAACTTGGTTTACATTGGTACGACAAAGAGAATGTTGGGGACGAGAGTTAATGAACACAAAACAGatattgaaaaaggaaaaataacgaCGGCATTATCTCTGCACGTAAAGGAGTGCAATCATAAGATGGATTTTGACAATATTAAGATATTGGACAGAGAACAAAAAGAGAACAAACGATACACTCTTGAAAGCTtaagaatacaacaaaaaatacacaatacaatGAACACGAAAGAGGACAAGGATAATACAAAACTGCAATATTCCGctgcaatatttaattattaa